The genomic interval gatgataactcaagaacgcatacgcctagggatcatgaaacttcataggtagattgatcatgacttgcagatgactgctattgattttgaggtcacaaggtcaaaggtcaaggtcacggtgacccgaaaaagtaaaatgattttaggatgataactcaagaacgcttttgcctaggaacatgacacttcataggttcattgatcgtgacccgcagacgacccctattgattttcaggtcactaggttttTTAAAcctcttataaattaccacaccccacattataattttttttttaaacaacataaattaccacaccccacattataccccccaacccttatgcctaggatcatgaaacttgataggtagattgatcatgactagcagatgacccctattgattttcaggtcactaggtcaaaggtcaaggtcacggtgacccgaaatagtaaaatggtttctggatgataacttaagaacgcttatgcctaggatcatgaaacttaataggtacattgatcatgactggcagatgacccctattgattttcaggtcactaggtcaaaggtcaaggtcacagtgacccgaaatagtaaaatggtttcctgatgataacttaggaaagcttatggctaggatcatgaaacttcataggtacattgatcatgactcacagatgacccctattgattttcaggtcactaggtcaaaggtcaaggtcacagtgacaaaaacatatttacaaaatggctgtcactacaacttagagcccatatggggggcatgcatgttttacaaacagcccttgttatattacAATCACTGTGAACCAAACCATTTAATGACCGTCCCCCGACCCTTGAGGGGCGGGGAGAGTAGTTCCTGTTGCACCAGCTGGCAAGTTAATTGCTTGTCTGGGTTGAAGTTCAACGAttactgtgtgtatagcttggaaatttttatagttcaggaatccctcctttgttgatttctgtaaaccaaaactgtcagttttgctggatagaatggcttgtgtgatgcccagctcttgccttggcagaacagcttctaaaaacggaaaaccaacaaatatcttaaaatttgatcaataatgcagacaatttataaatgttttttgttgatttcgaatctgaaagattttttacgtaagattgtggtacgaaaatccaacggtatcggattttgtggttttaggcctaaacttattatagtgatatgtaacctttcgggatatcgctaaagtgcgagcagacgaggagtaaatacgtttaaaatttaagctaaaagactaaaaagttagatcggaatatctttaaattttgtgaataaatgtgtatctggtggataacaacgacaacttaccagaatattgctcatgatcacacgtaaaacttttttctgagaacgaatggaaaatgcgtcacgaattttGACAAATTGCTGACATGGATGTTCAATTGTGTTTGTTCCGACACTGCTTCGTAGATATTTGTTTTTGTGCCTGGCTGAGAAAATgcagttttgttttgtattaGATATGTTTTCAATAATACCCTACCTATGCACTGAAATCAGCCTGATATTAAGGTGTGAGATATATATAGGTGTtaatatcagtcaatgtttatatattagtcttaatcaactataaagtcaTCATTTTTGTAGATTCAACAAGACAAACAAGTTGATATTACAATGTagtgtattttatacacaaaaagcaacaaaaataGCTAAAACGtataaaacaacagaaaaactGCTATTGACAACATGTTAGTCACTTTTGTTCCAAGGATAACTGATCAGCAAAGTGGCTTGTGATATGAGGTTACACAGGAGAGGAGGAGCATAGATTGTGATGCAAAACAGCATAATCCACACGGCTGATACATACTATTGGAAATATGGACTTGTggaatattccttttattatatgcaTTCCTGTACGTTACACAAACCCCATTTGGAGAAAAATCATTAATGTAGTTAATGCCAAAAGAACATAATTTTCCCAAAGTGGTGAAGCAAAATAAATCTGGCATGGTATATTAGTGTTTTTAATAGGGAATATCTTGTATTTGACATGAAAGTTCAGCACACTCATACCATGGTAACTCCTGGAGTTGGCTTATGTCTCACAAGTGACATATCAGATCAGGTTGGCAGTTTCTTCTTTTATGGTCACATAAAGGTTATCTGTGTTACCTTAAATACTATGTAGCTAGAAGTGCCATTGAAACTTAACCCATGCAACTCCCAGAGTGTATTCTTGGATCTTGCATCAAAAGCTTTTCATTAAATTGAAGTTGAAATTTTGGTTGGTTCtaagaaaaaataatttgttttagcAAACCTTTTTTCTCAAATGCAACATATTATTTAGACTAGTAACTACTTCTGCAATGTTCTCAGCAATTTTGGCAGCCAATGTAATTTAAGTAGCTTATTACAAATATTAGAAACCATTGGCTATATCTCTATCTGCAGGGACAATTCACTTTCATTATACAATCTTGTGATGTTTGTGTACCAAGGAATTGTGTGCTAATTCTGTCGACGTCTGAATATTAGTTTGCAAATGCAAACCATCATAGCTAATAAATTTGTTGTGATTGCTAATGCTTTTTCTATCAATAATTCTAAAAGTGACAGTGCATGATTTTGGTTAcaaaaatgtgccaaataatatgtctaaatttataaaaaaataatgacgaAAGTTTGTAAATGTGAAGTCAATAAGATATATTTGCATCAGTGTAAGGTTGATATATGTCATTGAAATTGGAACAGtgtgaataaatatttaatgtgaatataaatatttgaaatttgttcaaattagACCAACCTTTCAATACTATCATTCATTAATGTAATGCATTGATTTCATTCCCACAGTGACAATGTTCTGTTCTAAGAAATCCCTTAACTCTGACACTgacaatttattattatgtttaaagatGCCTTTCCACTGAGAATGTCTTATACCAGATCACACTTTACCACTGACTACAAGTAATAAATAACATCCTACAACTGATACTTCTTATCTGATTGACACAGGTGTATGCATAGAGGTGCCTAATCCTATTGACACAGGTGTATGTATAGACATGCCCTTATCTGATTTACACTGGTATCTGTATAGACATGCTCTTATCTGATTGACACTGATATATGTATAGACATTCCCTTATCGGATTGACACAGGTGTATGTATAGACATGTCCTAAGTCGATTCAAACTGGTGTATGCATAGACCTGCCCTAATCTGTTTGACACAGGTGTATGTATAGACATGTCCTAATTTGATTGAAACTGGTGTGTGTATAGACATGCCCATATCTGGTAGACACTGGTGTATGTATAGACATGTCCTAATCTGATTGACAGTGGTGTATGAATAGACATGCCTCATCTGATTGACAGTGGTGTTTGCATAGACAAAGCTTATCTGATTGACACAGGTGTATTCATTGACAATCATGACAACTGTTCATTACAAACAACCATTGTAACAAAATACCATTTCCTTTTGTTTATCGACATACCGGACCACTTTCAATTACTGATTGCTATATAATTACACAGGTATCCACAATATATAACATGTAGCAGGGAATATTGATATTGCTAGGGACATATTGCCAGGAACTTTGCCACTTACCATTACATATTGCTTCAAACCTAACCACATATTGCCTCGACACGGGCAATGACATGCTTGCAATCAAATCACTGACCAAGACATTGCTGGACACTGTGTAACTTAATATCAATGACACATTTCTACACATCAGAGTAGCATTGTTAGACATATTGTCACTTTCACTGTCATTGTAAGACATCTTGTCACTGTCAGTAACATATTGCTTTAGACTTAACcaataacaattaaataatgcTCGGCACTTCCACAGCCAAAACATGTTTCTAGACACAGTGCCACAGCTTATGACATATTGCAGGAATTTTACCAAGGAGAATTATAAGATTCTATACACATTACCACTGTCAGTTATATATTGCAAGACATAGTGGTAATTTCTATCGACAACACAAAGTTACATATTGACATAAATCATATAGCAAACAATGAAACTGCTCGACATCTTTctactgacaaaaataaatattgctaGACACATGACCATTTGCCAGTAACATATTCCTTGACAAATTACCACTGAGAATGACCTATTGATGGAAATCGTGACACTGTCTCTGGTAAGTTGTTGACGTCTTACCTCTGACAATGACATTTTGCTAGAAATGTTGCCACTGAAAATGACCGTTTGCTAGACACTTTGTCGCTGAACATCGCTTATTGCTGGACACGTACAATTTATGTCAATGGTATAATACGGGACACATTATATCACATACAAAGACATACTTCATTATACCTTGTAACAACCTGTCGATGAAACGTTACTAAACATTTTACCACTGATAATGACTTAATGCTATACACCTTGTAACTTACCTTAAATCACGAATGGTTAAACCTCATTGACAATGACATGCTTAGACACGTGCttttttttgttaatgacattCAGTGCTGATAAACTGCCATTGGAACAGTTCACGTACGCATAGTCATGTTCAATAACCAATCAAACGTTATTTAAGACATGTCTCTTAAACGAATATACTTTTAAATCAAGGAACGTGATAATGACTTCAAGGAAGTGCTGATAATGACTTTTATATATTACATCAAGTAAAACATAAATACTAGTTATCAAACGATTCAACAGATTGTCACTTAAACCAGTATCTAGAATTCGAGAAAAACTCAAGAACTCCTTCTAAGAAAGTTAACGTCATGTTGTCGGCATATGACGTCCCTTTGACGTTCTCCATGAACGCGCAGTGGCCTCCCTTGTCCAACATGACTAGAAACAAGTTCGGGTACAGTCGGAACACGTCGAGTGGAATGTTCTCGTGCACCGAAACGCAATCGTCCATGCTGTTCACGCACAACACGGGCACGGCAATATCGTCGACGTCACGCATCGGGTCGTTACGTTTCCAGAACGCTTCGAACGCCTCTATGCCGTACATCTTGCAGTAGACATGGTAGTCGAACTCCTTCAGAGTCCATGCCCTCAAAATCACCGCCTTAATGTCAATGACCTTGTGCAAGGCCTTCCAGTAATTCAACAACATCCGCTTCAAGCTGATGAGAAGTATTAGCTCGTACAGTTTCGGTATTTGTTCGAAGAATTTTTCCGTGTTGTCATACGACGGGGAAATACACACCGCCGCTTTGATTTGCGAAGAGGACCCGTACTCTCCCAGATAGGAGAACAAGGTTGCGCATCCGGCCCCAATTCCGACCCCTAGAAGCGGCACGAAAGGGTAGCACTCTAAAATGTAGGTTATCACTTCCCGCGCATCGCTGGGGTCGCCGGTACTAGTTAGTTTTGGTGACGTCAGTAGACTGTTTCCATGACCCCTTCGATTGAAAACCACCGGTCGGAATCCCCTTTTCGCTGCTTGTATACAGAGTGCCGCTACACTCAGTGCATCGCCGGTAAGACGAGGAAACATAAGAATAATCGGACTGTTTCTGCGAAGCTCAATTTGCTCGTCAATGGCTAACCAATCAATAGCGACGACGCCTTTACCGCTCCGAATGTATTCGCGCCGAAAACTTACGTCAGCGTTCGGTGTGTTTAACAATCCTAACAGGGTCTGCATATAGCCGTTGCGCAGAAACCACGGTGGCCGGAAAGGGCGGCTAAGGAATCCGCGCCTGCGAACAAGGTGAATCGCAAGCGACGATTTTCGGGAGTGAAGTTTCGGAATAATATCCTTCATATGAAAAAAGTCAAATGGCCTCTTGCATGCCACGTATAAACATAGACCCCAGcgtattattatcaatataaaacttTTCAAGGacgaaaataaacacaatattacCATTTCCAGTTGACAAGCAACACAAGGTCTATATCTATAAATCATAAACAGTTTTGTTCACTTCTTAGCACGATATTTATTCTCTTCATTGAACATTCATGGGTATGCGCAAACTTGTTCTTGCATATGCTTATTCACAATCGCGATGATTATGCTACGAGTCATAAAGAAACGTATGACTGTTTAATAAATCCCGAACCAAACCGCTTAAAAGCGCTAGGATGACTTCTTCCGAATGATAACGTGTTGAAGTAATAGTATTCGCTTTCAAAATCATAGATTAATCTGCCAGAACGTGCTTTTAACCGCAAATTGTGTATCAGAAGTGGTAAAGAATCCGTACAGATATTTTAATATCCTTAGTTTTTCACTCAAAACTTATGCGGtttcatgttttgttatatttaggAGATGAAATCCTCGTTGTTCAATCTGACACTTAATATTAATGTTGATGTGTGTGCAAAAACTGTGGGTTCTTTGTGCTAAATTATGCCGCCTTCAATAAGCACGCGTGacaattatttattcaaattttgaagcatttgcaataaacaaatgtattataATAAACATGTCAATCAGTGCCTTGAACATGTGCCTTAAGGGGACAGTATCTCAAAAGCGGATGaagttattcatttttttttcagaatgagATAGACTATTCTGGGCAAAAACAAAACGACCTCGACGGTGTTTGTGGatttcattaaatgctatatatgaCGTATGTCCGGTTAAACGTGGCGGAATACAAATTTATAGTAGGGATAGATAGTCAAATAGAAAAGTTTACTTGTGCAACGAGTCGAGGATCGAGTATAATAGATTTGGTTATGTGTTCGCCGttgatattttcatgtattgatcAGTTTGAAGTTCTTGATCCGAATTTATTATCGGACCACCGTGTGGTACAATTTCACATGACTTCTGTTAAAAAGTATTGGTGTTTTAATTAAAGTGCTATAAATGAGTGCGATAAAGTATCACACGTATTTACGTGGGATAATGACAAAAAGGATATTTATATACAATCTTTATATAATGCAGGAACTATGCAATCTTTGATCAATATATGTAATACTATCGATCATACAAATAGTTCGGCGTCATTAgataattatttagaaaataaatgttctgaatttgatAATGTGTGTTCACCTTTATTCAAGAAGACCATAAACACTCAAGTTAGAGGTAAACATcgtgaacataaaaaataatcgaTGGTTTAATGACGAGTGTCAAGGGCAAAATCTGTATTCTATAATAACTTGAATATATTTAGAAATGACAGGTCGGATTAAAATAGAATTTTGATGGTGCAATCCCGGAGCAACTTTACAGTTtagttattataaaataaatataattatgattcaGAGCAGAAAAAGATTTTTCAACATAATCGGTTTTTAGATGCaaacaagaaaaatgtgtttgtcagaaacactatgtccccttctgcgctgctttgattttttttttacctttgaccttgaaggatgaccttgacttttcaccactcaaaatgtgcggctccatgagatacacatgtatgccaaatattaagttggtatcttcaatattgccaaagtattcataaaatgagcgattttggccacatatacttgacctctgaccttgaaggatgaccttgacctttcaccactcaaaatgtgcggctccatgagatacacatgcatgccaaatatcaagttggtatctacaatattgccaaagtattaataaaatgagcgattttggccaaatatatttgacctctgaccttgaagaaagaccttgacctttcaccactcaaaatgtgtggctccatgagatacacatgcatgccaaatatcaagttgctatcttcaatattgcaagagtattcataaaatgagcgattttggccacatatatttgacctctgaccttgaatgatgaccttgacctttcaccactcaaaatgtgcggctccatgagatacacatgcatgccaaatatcaagttggtatcttcaatattgccaaagtattaataaaatgagcgattttggccaaatatatttgacctctgaccttgaagaaagaccttgacctttcaccactcaaaatgtgtggctccatgagatacacatgcatgccaaatatcaagttgctatcttcaatattgcaagagtattcataaaatgagcgattttggccacatatatttgacctctgaccttgaaggatgaccttgacctttcaccactcaaaatgtgcagctccatgagatacacatgcatgccaaatatcaagttgctatcttgaatattgaaaaagttattgcaaatgttaaagttggagcaaacagaccaacataccaacgtacagaccaacagacagggcaaaaacaatatgtcccccactatagtgggtgggggacattaAAATATTGGAAGTTATTAAAGGCATCGGTAAAGCCTTGCAAGTCAGATATATTAAAGACTGATGATTTTTCCGATATTTTAAATCCATTAATGATCCAGACACACATTTTTATCAGCCAGATGAAGacattttgtattataatgaaagaTATCTTAACGAGGAATTGCAGTTAATGTTTgatgatttaaatattgaaataacaaaagaCGACTTTAAAAAGGCATTTacatctttaaacaagagggcctgaaagtcccagagtcgctcacctgagataaaaagaaatgacctgttctttgcagccaaatatatcaatgaaacaaatgt from Dreissena polymorpha isolate Duluth1 chromosome 1, UMN_Dpol_1.0, whole genome shotgun sequence carries:
- the LOC127843999 gene encoding protein ABHD15-like — translated: MIYRYRPCVACQLEMVILCLFSSLKSFILIIIRWGLCLYVACKRPFDFFHMKDIIPKLHSRKSSLAIHLVRRRGFLSRPFRPPWFLRNGYMQTLLGLLNTPNADVSFRREYIRSGKGVVAIDWLAIDEQIELRRNSPIILMFPRLTGDALSVAALCIQAAKRGFRPVVFNRRGHGNSLLTSPKLTSTGDPSDAREVITYILECYPFVPLLGVGIGAGCATLFSYLGEYGSSSQIKAAVCISPSYDNTEKFFEQIPKLYELILLISLKRMLLNYWKALHKVIDIKAVILRAWTLKEFDYHVYCKMYGIEAFEAFWKRNDPMRDVDDIAVPVLCVNSMDDCVSVHENIPLDVFRLYPNLFLVMLDKGGHCAFMENVKGTSYADNMTLTFLEGVLEFFSNSRYWFK